Part of the Salinigranum rubrum genome is shown below.
GGGGACCCAAAAGGGTTGTCTGCCCGGTTCAGCCCGTGCTGTCCGCCGAAATCCTCCGAGCACCATCCGACTCCGGCGGTCACGGTTCCGGCGGATGGCGCACCGAACGATAACGCTTTTTTGAGCGGGTCAGAAATCACGTCGTATGTCAGACGACCTGAAACGGGGGCTGGAGGGCGTCCTTGTCGCGGAGTCGGAGCTCAGTTTTATCGACGGTGACGCCGGACAGCTCATCTATCGTGGGTACGACATCGCCGACCTCGCGGACGGCGCGTCCTACGAGGAGGTCGTCTACCTCCTCTGGTACGGACACCTCCCGAACCGCGACGAACTGGAGGAGTTCTCGTCGGCGATGGCCTCCGAACGAGCACTCGACGCGAACGTCCACCGGACCATCGAGGCGCTCGCCGACGCGGACGAGAACCCGATGGCCGCGCTCCGGACGGTCGTCTCGCAACTCTCCGCGAACGACGCCGAGGCGACGTTCGACGCCGAGTCGGTGACCGACCGCGAGGCCAACATCCGGAAGGGGCGGCGCATCACCGCGAAGATTCCCACGGCGCTGGCGGCGTTCGCGCGCCTGCGGAACGGAAACGACCCCGTCGCTCCCCGGGAGGACCTCTCGCACGCGGCGAACTTCCTCTACATGCTCAACGACGAGGAACCCGACGACGTGCTCGCCGACGTGTTCGACCAGGCGCTCGTCCTCCACGCCGACCACGGCCTCAACGCCTCGACATTCTCGGCGATGGTCACGGCGTCGACTCTCGCGGACCTCCACTCGGCGGTCACCTCGGCGATTGGAACGCTCGCCGGGTCGCTCCACGGCGGCGCCAACCAGAACGTGATGCGGATGCTTCAGGAGGTCGACGAGAGCGGGATGGACCCCACCGAGTGGGTGAAACAGGCGCTCGACGAGGGCAAGCGCGTCGCCGGCTTCGGCCACCGCGTCTACAACGTCAAGGACCCGCGGGCGAACATCCTCGGCGAGCAGTCGGAGGCGCTCGCGGAGGCCGCCGGCGACATGAAGTGGTACGACTACTCCGTCGCCGTCGAGGAGTACATGCTGGAGGAGAAGGGCCTCGCGCCCAACGTCGACTTCTACTCCGCGTCGACGTACTACCAGATGGGAATCCCCATCGACATCTACACCCCCATCTTCGCGATGTCGCGCGTCGGCGGCTGGATCGCCCACGTCCTCGAACAGTACGAGGACAACCGGCTCATCCGCCCGCGCGCCCGCTACGTCGGCCCGCGCGACCAGACGTTCGTCCCGCTCGGCGAGCGGTAACGCTCGTTCCCCTTCTGGTAGATACCGGATTCTGACCGGTCTCTGAACGGTTTATCGTGTACGCGTTCGAACGGTACAGCCGAGGTGTGTTGACAGATGTCACTGTTACAGCGCCTCACGGCGATGCTGGACCGCGGGGAGTCCAGGGAGTACGAGTACCAGTGTCTGACCTGCACCGACCACTTCGTGACCGACGAGGCACACATGGCTCGGGTCGCCTGTCCCGATTGTGGGTCGTCCGACGTCCGGAGCGTCGCCGGTGAGCACTGACCCCGCTGTGGCATTTTTACGGTTTCGTCGCGTCCTCCCGTCATGGACGTCTTCGTCTACGGCACCCTGACGAACCCCGAACGCGTCGCGAGCGTGGTCGACTCGTACGCGTTCGTCGGGCCGGCGCACCTCCGCGGCCTCCACCTCGTCGAGGGGCGGTACCCGACGCTCGCCCCGGGCGGAGAGGCGGCGGGGCGACTCCTCCGCACGGATACGATCGACCGCATCGACGACTACGAGGGCGTCGACGACGGCCTGTACGTCCGCGTCTCGGTTCCGCGGACCGACGGGGGAGACGCGGCCGTCTACGTCGGTGACCCCGCCCGACTCGACGCCGACGCCGACTGGCCCGGTGACGGTCCCTTCGCCGCCCGCGTCCAGGCGTTCCTCGACCGCAGCGAGGTGGTCGTCGAACCGGTCGTCGACCGCTGACCGCGCTTCTCCCCTTCTCTCCTTCACCCTGCCTCTCCCGGACGACATCCGTCTGACGCGCCGGTCGAGGTCGTCGCCGTCGCACAGTTTCACTTTCACCGTGCTCGGCGGACGTTTATGTCTGTCCCCGTGTTACGTCCACTTGCGCGTCACACGCGTATGCATTCCCCCAAAGACGCGGACGACGCGACCGACGCGGCTGCGAACGCACCGGTTCTTTGTCCCCGCACTCGACGCCGCTGAGCGCACGCTGTCGCCGTCGCGTCGGCGGCTACACCCAACGGTTATCGCCTCCCCCCGGTAACTCCGCCCATGCTCTCGCTGGACGACGTGCTCGAAGCCCAGCCCCGCGTCGAGGCGGTCGCACGGCGCACGCCGATGCAGGACTCACACACCTTCTCGCAGATGACGGGCGCGGAGGTCCACCTGAAACTGGAGAACTTCCAGCGGACGGGGTCGTTCAAGATTCGCGGCGCGACGAACCGCATCGCGACGCTCTCCGAGGTGGAGCGGGAGGCGGGCGTGGTCACCGCGAGCGCGGGCAACCACGCACAGGGCGTGGCGCTGGCGGCGACCCGCGCGGGCGTCGACTCGACCATCGTCATGCCGGAGTTCGCGCCCATCTCGAAGGTCAACGCCACCAGGCGCTACGGCGGTCGGGTCGTCCTCCACGGCGTCGACTACAGCGAGGCCCAGGAGAAGGCTCACGAGATCGAACGGGAGGAGAATCGGACCTACGTCCACGCGTTCGACGACCCGGCGGTGATGGCGGGGCAGGGGACCATCGGCCTCGAAATCCTCGACCAGTGTCCCGAGGTCGAGACGGTCGTCGTCGGCATCGGCGGCGGCGGCCTCATCTCGGGCATCGCGACGGCGATAAAAGCGAAGTCGCCCGACACGCGGGTCGTCGGCGTCCAGGCGGAGGGCGCGTCGAGCCTCGCCGACTCCCTGCAGAAGGGTGAGATCGTCGAACTCGACGCGGTCGACACCATCGCCGACGGCATCGCCACCCGCCGCGTCGGCGAGCAGACGTTCGAGGTCATCCGCGAGCGGGTCGACGAGGTCGTGACCGTCTCCGACGAGGAGATCGCGATGGCCGTCACCCACCTGCTCGAACGCTCGAAGACGCTCGTCGAGGGGGCGGGCGGCGTCCCGCTCGCGGCCCTCCTCGCCGAGGCGTTCGACTACGACGAGGGGGAGGTCATCGTGCCCGCGCTCTGTGGCGGCAACATCGACCTCAACGTCCTCACGACGGTCCTGATGCGCGGTCTCGTCGAGACGGGCCGCTACCTGCGCATCAGAACGGTACTGAAGGACCGTCCCGGCGCGCTGTTGCACCTCACCGAAATCCTCGTCGACCACCGGACGAACATCCACGCCATCCACCACGACCGCACCTCGAAGGACGTCGCGATGAACGCCGCCGAGGTGGAGATCGACCTCGAAACGCGAGGTGGGCCACACGTCGATGACCTCCTCGCGGACCTCCGCGACCACGGCTACGAGGTCGAAGTCCTCGTCTGACTCCCTTCGGAGACCTGTGGGCGTCTCACTCGTACGTGTAGAGGTGACCGCCGTCCCACGTGAGGTCGCCCCCGTCGAGGTGGCGGGCGTAGCCCGAGATGCCGAGGACGAAGAGGTTCGCCACGTCGACGGGTTCCATCATCTCTTTGACCCGCGCCTGCCCGAGCATGACGTCTTCGACGACCTCGCGCTCGGAGATACCGCGTTCCGCCGCCGTATCGGGAATCTGGTTCGTCACCAGCGGCGTCTTGACGTAGCCGGTCGACACGGTGAACGCGCGGAGCGTCCCCTCGCCTTCGGCCGCCGTCGCCTGCGTGAGGCCGCGGAGGCCGAACTTCACCGTGTGGTACGCGACCTTGTCCTGCGTGGCGATGTGGCCGTGGAGTGAGCACATGTTACCGATGGCACCGATTCCGTCGGACGCCTCGCGGATGTGCGGCAGGGCGTGCTTCGTGATGAGAAACGGCGCGCGGAGCATCACGTCCAGCATGAAGTCGAACTTCTCGGTCGGGAACGACTCGATGGGCGAGATGTGCTGGACCCCCGCGATGTTCGCCACGTACCGCAACTGTCCGAGGTCGGCCGCGGCCTCGACGATGGCGGCCACCTCGTCGTCGTTCGTCAGGTCGGCGACGACGGTCTCGACCTCGCCCGAGACGTCGAGGTCGGCGGCTCTGTCGACCGTCTCTTCGAGCCCCTCCTCGTCCACGTCGGTCGCCGCGACGGTGAGACCGTTGCACGCCAGCGCGACGGCCGTCGCCCGTCCGATTCCCGACGCCGCACCCGTCACGATGGCGACGTTCTCCGTGGTGAAGTGGTCGTCGTCGAGTTCCATCACTCGATCACGACTCAGCTCCGCGGGCGTGATGTCGTCGGACATACTCGGTCCGACCCGCGCCGGAAACTTGAGTGTACCCCGCCGCACACGTCTCCGGCCCGCCCTCGCCCGTCGGACAGACCTTTTTGTCGGTGCCGAGCGAGGTCACCGTATGAAACGGACCATCTCCACCGACGAGGCACCCGCCGCGGTCGGCGCGTACAGCCAGGGCACGACGACCGGCGACCTGGTCTTCACCGCCGGACAGATCCCGCTCACCCCGGAGGGCGAACTCCTCGCCGACGCGTCGGTCGCCGACCAGACGGCACGGGCGCTGGAGAACGTGATGGGCGTTCTCGCCGTCGAAGGCGCTGGCCCCGCGGACGTGC
Proteins encoded:
- a CDS encoding FmdB family zinc ribbon protein, giving the protein MSLLQRLTAMLDRGESREYEYQCLTCTDHFVTDEAHMARVACPDCGSSDVRSVAGEH
- a CDS encoding Rid family detoxifying hydrolase; translated protein: MKRTISTDEAPAAVGAYSQGTTTGDLVFTAGQIPLTPEGELLADASVADQTARALENVMGVLAVEGAGPADVLKVTVFLADIDDFDEMNETYATFFDDEPPARSAVQVGALPKGVAVEIEAIAAVPESAPDAE
- the ilvA gene encoding threonine ammonia-lyase, with translation MLSLDDVLEAQPRVEAVARRTPMQDSHTFSQMTGAEVHLKLENFQRTGSFKIRGATNRIATLSEVEREAGVVTASAGNHAQGVALAATRAGVDSTIVMPEFAPISKVNATRRYGGRVVLHGVDYSEAQEKAHEIEREENRTYVHAFDDPAVMAGQGTIGLEILDQCPEVETVVVGIGGGGLISGIATAIKAKSPDTRVVGVQAEGASSLADSLQKGEIVELDAVDTIADGIATRRVGEQTFEVIRERVDEVVTVSDEEIAMAVTHLLERSKTLVEGAGGVPLAALLAEAFDYDEGEVIVPALCGGNIDLNVLTTVLMRGLVETGRYLRIRTVLKDRPGALLHLTEILVDHRTNIHAIHHDRTSKDVAMNAAEVEIDLETRGGPHVDDLLADLRDHGYEVEVLV
- a CDS encoding SDR family NAD(P)-dependent oxidoreductase, which produces MSDDITPAELSRDRVMELDDDHFTTENVAIVTGAASGIGRATAVALACNGLTVAATDVDEEGLEETVDRAADLDVSGEVETVVADLTNDDEVAAIVEAAADLGQLRYVANIAGVQHISPIESFPTEKFDFMLDVMLRAPFLITKHALPHIREASDGIGAIGNMCSLHGHIATQDKVAYHTVKFGLRGLTQATAAEGEGTLRAFTVSTGYVKTPLVTNQIPDTAAERGISEREVVEDVMLGQARVKEMMEPVDVANLFVLGISGYARHLDGGDLTWDGGHLYTYE
- a CDS encoding gamma-glutamylcyclotransferase family protein; translated protein: MDVFVYGTLTNPERVASVVDSYAFVGPAHLRGLHLVEGRYPTLAPGGEAAGRLLRTDTIDRIDDYEGVDDGLYVRVSVPRTDGGDAAVYVGDPARLDADADWPGDGPFAARVQAFLDRSEVVVEPVVDR
- the citZ gene encoding citrate synthase; this encodes MSDDLKRGLEGVLVAESELSFIDGDAGQLIYRGYDIADLADGASYEEVVYLLWYGHLPNRDELEEFSSAMASERALDANVHRTIEALADADENPMAALRTVVSQLSANDAEATFDAESVTDREANIRKGRRITAKIPTALAAFARLRNGNDPVAPREDLSHAANFLYMLNDEEPDDVLADVFDQALVLHADHGLNASTFSAMVTASTLADLHSAVTSAIGTLAGSLHGGANQNVMRMLQEVDESGMDPTEWVKQALDEGKRVAGFGHRVYNVKDPRANILGEQSEALAEAAGDMKWYDYSVAVEEYMLEEKGLAPNVDFYSASTYYQMGIPIDIYTPIFAMSRVGGWIAHVLEQYEDNRLIRPRARYVGPRDQTFVPLGER